The following DNA comes from Paenibacillus crassostreae.
CCTACTATTTGATCTTTTCCGTCAATCGTTTTGTGAAATTCATAAGGCGCGAACTCCGCGCTTGTTCCAAGAATCAGTTCTTTATAAACTTTCTTTGTTTCTGATTCGGCGCTTACCGTCTCCGTCGTCTGCAAACCCGTAGTTAGCAGGATAACGGTGCTAAGTAGAAACACAATCATTCGAGTAAATTTCTTCAACTTCCAGTTCTCCCCTTACCATGAAAATATAATTGATCATTTTGCAACTGGACAATCATACGTGAAAATGTATGTTTATGCAATGACGTACACTAAATCGTTAAATTTTCAGTTCCATACGCCACAAAAAATCGCTCCTTTGTCTAGCTTTAATGGTCTAACCATTCAGCCTACAATGGAGCGGTTTTTATTTTACAATAATTCATCTTCTACTATGTTACCCATAATTCTTTCGTAAATACTAATATACTCAAGTGCAGATATGTTCCAACTATAATCACCGCAAAATGCATTCTGGGTGATGGTATCCCAATGTGAAGGTTGATGATAGAAAGACACTGCACGACGAAGGGTATGCATCATATCATGTGCATTATACGAATGAAATGTAAATCCATTCCCTGCACCCGTAAATTCGTTATATGCATGTACTGTATCATTCAACCCACCGGTCTCACGTACAACGGGGATGCTACCATAACGTAAAGCTAACAGTTGACTAATTCCACAAGGTTCAAATTTTGATGGCATGAGGAATAAATCACTGGCAGCATAACATAGGCGTGAAAGCCTTTCACTAAAGGTAATGAGCGATACACATTTAAGTGGATACCGTTGCATTAACTCTTTAAACCAAGCTTCATAATTAGAATCACCCGTCCCTAGAAGCACTAGTTGCGCATCATCATCATATAGCATTTCATCAATAACTCTGATGACTAAATCTATACCCTTAGAATCAACAAGCCGAGTGACCATTGCGATCAGAGGTACCTTCGCAGCTATAGGGAGATTTAATTCCTTTTGCAGTTCTATTTTATTGCTCTGTTTCTGCTCGAGATTAGAACGATAATTCGTGTAAATATAGGGATCATTCTCAGGATTATAGATCAACGTATCGATCCCATTCACAATCCCCGTCAATTTATCTCCTAATGTGGCTAATAACCCATCCAATCCATATCCAAATTGTGAGGTTTGAATTTCTTGGGCATATGTTGGACTCACCGTCGTGACATGATCTGAATAGAGAATACCAGCTTTCATAAAGTTAGCTTTCCCATAATATTCAACGCCAAGGTAATATCTATTATCTAGATCTAAAAATTCACTTAAATTATCGTAAGGAAAAACGCCCTGATACTGTAAATTATGAATGGTGAATACCGTACGTATTTGAGAGAAAAGGGGTTCATGGCGATAATGTGCTTCTAACAATAATGGAACCATAGCTGTATGCCAATCATGACAGTGGATCACATCAGCTTGAATATCTAACGCACGAATAACATCTAACACAGCACGATTGAAGAACGAAAACCGCTCTCCATCATCCATATACCCATAAATACCTTCTCGTCCAAAATAATATTCATTATCTATAAAATAATATGATATTCCTTCATGGTAGATAAACTCTATGCCACAGTATTGACTTCTCCAACCAACCTGTACAACAATTTCAGCCACATGTGTCATACGCTCACGATCAGCTTTAGGTATTCCCCGATATTTTGGAAGAATAACAGTCATTTCTATTCCATCCTGTTGGAGTGCTTTAGGTAAAGCGCCTATAACATCAGCAAGGCCACCTGTCTTGATGAAAGGTGTTGATTCAGCTGCAACGAATACAACTTTCATAATTCATCTCTCCTTCTAACTTTCCTCTTGTAAATCAACATACTTAGAGGAGGAATCGTAAGCTCAAGACTTTGTTTCTGCTGATGCCAACCCACATTTCCGGTCTGAATTGAAGGTTTAATCTCCCGCCCTTCCCCACCAAAATCAAGATCATCACTATTAAGCACACATTGATATGTACCTTTACGTAATACGCCTATGCGATAATCTGTCCTAGCTATAGGTTGGAAATTTATGATGATAATCAGCTCATCTACTGTCTTTTTACCTTTTCGGATATAAGAGATAACACTTTGTGATGAATCATCTGCACTAATCCACTGAAAACCCTCCATAGAATGATCTAGTTCCCAAAGTGCCTTTTCATGTAAATAAAATTGGTTCAAAACCTTTGTATAATTCTGCAATTGTCGATGCTTATCATAATCTAACAATAGCCAATCCAATTGTTCTTGATCTTTCCATTCAATAAATTGGCCAAATTCACCACCCATAAATAGAAGTTTCTTACCAGGTTGAGTCATTTGGTATCCAAGCAAACTACGCAGTCCTGCGAATTTCTCCTCGTATGTACCAGGCATTTTATTCAATAAAGATTTCTTCCCGTGAACAACCTCATCATGCGAAAGTGGAAGTGCGAAATTCTCAGCGTAGGCATAGCAAATTGGAAATGTTAATAAATGATGTTGAGAAGGTCTTTCCCAGAAAGGACTTTCTATGTATTTCAACGTATCGTTCATCCATCCCATATTCCATTTGTAATTAAACCCTAGACCCTCCTGATCAACAGGAGATGTGACTCCTGGCCAAGCACTGGATTCTTCCGCCATCATGAGTGTATAGGGATAATAACGGAATATGGTTGTATTCAGTTGTTGGATGAAAGCGATCGCTTCCAAGTTCTCTACACCACCCATTTTATTTAATTGGTTTTGCTCCACTTTCTTTTCGAAATCAAGCCGAATCATGCTCGTTACAGCATCCACACGAAGTCCATCGATATGATACATTTCCAACCAAAATAAGGCATTTGAAATAAGGTATGAAACAACCTCTGGTTTCCCATAATCAAAAGAGAGTGTTCCCCAACCTTCTTTCTCAGCTTTGAAGGCATCACTGTATTCATAACATGGCGTTCCATCAAACATTCGTAAACCATGTGCATCTTTAGCGAAATGAGCTGGCACCCAATCCATGATGACACCCAACCCTGCCTGGTGGCAGTGATCTACTAAAGACATGAATTCTTGAGGCGTTCCAAACCTACTTGTGATTGCAAAAAAACCAGTACCTTGATAGCCCCATGATAAATCATACGGATGCTCACTTAAAGGCATAAATTCAATATGTGTATAACCCATTTCTTTCACATATGGAATAAGAATGTCCGAAATTTCATCATAGGAATATAAAGATCCATCAGCCTTTTGTCTCCAGGTTCCAAGATGAACTTCATAGATATTAACAGGCTTCTGAAAAGGCTGTTGTTTACGCCATTCTGCGTCATTCCATTGATATTCATCCAATCTCGTCACAATCGAGGCTGTATTGGGTCTCAGTTCAGCTTGAAAAGCATACGGATCTGCCTTGAGGAATGTGACACCATCAGGTCCTGTAATTACAAATTTGTATAATGTACCAACACTTATTTCAGGAAAAAAGCGACTCCATATCCCCGAACCGGGCATCTTATGTAGTGAATGATCTTGCCCACTCCATGCATTCATATCTATTGCTAGTCCAACATCAAGTGCATGAGGAGCCCAGACTGCAAATCTTACACCACTCAGACCCATTTCTATCGTTGGATGTGCACCAAGGAAACGGTAACTATGGTGTGAAGTGCCTTCATGAAATAAATAATAATCATTCGCTGATATTAGTTCGTCTTGTTTTTCCTGAGCCATCATTCATATCACCTTCTTATACAAGTATAGTCAACATTACTATTAGCCTATTCCAACAATTCTGAAAATATAAATGATATTTCAAATCATTTCATTGTAATATTTCATAATAATTTCAATATACTCATTTCATGTGGGATTAAGGGCCTTACCTGCACTATATTGCACATCAATTAGGAGGGACTCAACATGATTAGAAAAGAATGCATTGCTATGCTACTTGCAGGTGGAGAAGGTCGAAGATTGGCACCTTTCACTTCAGAAATGGCAAAACCAGCTGTACCGTTTGGAGGGCATTATCGGATTATTGATTTTCCACTTAGTAATTGCGTAAACTCTGGAATTGAAACGGTTGGTGTACTTACTCAGTATGAAGCTAATTCATTACATGATCATATTGAATTGGGTGAACCTTGGGGATTACACAATACTCGAGATGGTGGTTTGACACTTCTGCCTTCTTATAAAACGGGTAATGATTACTCGGGGACAGCAGATGCCATTTATAAGAATATGGAGTATATCGATCAACACGATCCAGAACATGTCGTTATCCTTTCTGGAGATCATATCTACCACATGGATTATAGTCATATGTTGGAAGATCATAAGAATAAAAATGCTCAAGCAACCATATCAGTCATTGAAGTTCCACTAAAGGAAGCTAGTCGCTTTGGTGTATTAAGTGTGGATAAAGAAATGCAGATTTATGACTTCCATGAAAAACCAGAACATCCTGAAAGTAATTTAGCTTCTATGGGCGTATATATATTTAAATGGAGTTATTTAAGGGAATTATTAATTCATGATGCTGCTAATCTGACCTCAACACATGATTTTGGAAAAGACATTATTCCAACGATGGTATCTAAGCGTGATTCACTATTTGCATATCAATTTAATGGTTATTGGAGAGATGTGGGTACCGTTGAGAGTCTCTGGGAAGCTCATATGGATCTCTTAGACCATAATGTTGACTGGGAAATACATAAGACCAACTGGCCTATGTACAGCCGCCCTCAGAAATTAAATATGATACAACCGAAGCACAAGTCTGAAAATAGTACAAACTGCATGTTATCAGATTCTTGTTATATAGAAGGTTACGCAGAGAATTCTGTTATCTTTTATGGTGTCGAAATTGGTAAAAATTCTATGATTAAAGATAGCGTCATTATGCCACATGCAAAAATAGGTCGTCATGTGATCATCGAACATGCGATTATTGGAGAAGGTGCCGTCATAAAAGATGGTTCTGTGATTCAAGGATCTGTCAACCAAGTCAATATTGTTGGTCCTCGCGAAGTCATCAGTAGAAAACCTACTATACTGACACAACCAGCACGAATACTTCAAGATGTTTATGAGAATTCTACCCGACTTCGAGCGGAACTTTTATAATACGATAATTATATTTAAACAAATGGCGAACCAAGTTAACAAACCGGTTCGCCATTTAGTCATTTTATATTATATTCAGTACATTAATCATTAAATAGGAACACTATCTTCTGGTTGATCGGTGTCTTCCTTAATTTCCGCAAGTGGTAACATCACTCTAACAATGGTACCCTTACCTAGTTCACTAACAATTTCCATCGTCCCATGATGTTGTTCCACAAGTTGTTGAGAGATAGCTAATCCTAATCCCGTCCCACCATTCAAAGGATTAACCTGAAAGAACCGATCTCGCACTCTATTGAGATGTTCCTCACTAATACCTAACCCAGTGTCATGAACATCAACTTCCACTTGTCCAGGATAGCAGTTCAACACAAGTTGGATCACACTACCTTCATCTGAGAATTTAATGGCATTATCAACTAAGTTCAAGAAGATCTGCTTAAGTCGGTTACCGTCTCCTATGACAATAGGATTCTCATCTGATTCTAAGACTAGTTTAATATTCTTCTTCTCCGCTTTTGTCCACATATTCAGCATGATCTCCTGAAGCAGTTCTTTAAGGACAACCTCTCCAAAGACAAGCCTCATCTCATTCTGTTGAAGTTTAGAGAAGTCCAATATTTCTTCAACTAAGCCAATCAAGCGCTCTGTTTCTTTAGAAATAATCTGCATTCCAACCTTCGTCTCTTCAGGATCATATCCGCCTGAATCTAAAGTCTCACTCCATCCTTTAATACTCGTTAATGGAGTTCTTAATTCATGCGAAATGGATGAAATGAAGTCATCTTTAATCTGATTACTTCTGACAATCTCTTCTGCCATATGATTAAGTGTGCTCGCCAATTCACCTAATTCATATCTATAATCACCTTTCACTCTCACCTTATACTTCCCCTTGGCCATGAGTGCAGAGACTGCTGTAATATTATTCAGTGGCTTCACGATCGAATTCGCGAGTCCTAGACTAAAGGCAAGTACGATAGCTAATACGGCCACACCAATTCCCGTCGATAACATAGTCACATCAAAAAGTTTGTCGTTTACGGTTGTAAGAGAAGTTGTATACCGTAGAATATATGGTTCTTCTCCGTTCATTTGCAGCAGCTTAGACACAGCCATAACATCTTCATCAGTGGATGGCTGACGGCCAACCCATCGACCAAAATCCCCGGAAATGGCTTGAGGAATATCGCTTGTTGTAATCGTCGTATCGGGATTGAATTCAGTCGTATTGATTAATACATTACCGTTAATATCTAATATTTGCAGTTCTGTCGTGTTCATTTTAAAGTTAACCAGCATATCTGACAATAAGTTGATTTTCTCTTCTTCAAAGAACCTAAATTTCTGATAAAAATCTTCGGCATTTTTGACATAGCTTGAAATATAACTATACACGCTATCATAATAATACGATCTTATCGCTAATAAGAAGATCACTTCCACAAGCAGCAGCGCCGTAAACACTACGATGAAGTAGTGTAAGACGATCTGTCTGCGTATCCCTTTCTTACTCATTGGACATTGCCCTTCCACTTATATCCATGACCCCAAACGGTTTGTAAATACAATGGTTCCGATGGATTCTCTTCAATCTTCTGACGTAAGCGGCGAATATTCACATCTACAATCTTTGGATCTCCCATATATTCCTTACCCCACACATGATCTAACAGAACATCTCGACTAAGTGGTGTCGTTTCTTTCTCAAGGAAAAATTGAATCAGGGAAAATTCGGTTGGTGTTAATTCTATGGCAACACCATTCTTTTTAAATTGTTTGGTAATTAGATCTAAAGCAAATGGACCTGAATTAAAACTAACCTTTGCTGAATTTTCGCGTTGAACACTTACACGCCGTAACAACGATTGAATACGAGCTATTAGTTCTGTTGGACTAAATGGTTTACTGACATGGTCATCTGCACCCACAGATAATGCATATACTTTATCTTGTTCCTGAACTTTTGCTGTTAAGAATATTATTCCTATTCGTTCATTAGTCTCTCTAATTCTTCTGCACACTTCAAATCCATCGATACCAGGTACCATAACATCCAGAAGTGCAATGTCAATGTCAGGATTCGCATTTAACTTCTCAATCGCTTCATAACCATCCTCAGCCTCTACAACATCAAAACCATTACGCTTTAAATTTATGACTATAAAACTACGAATGGATTCCTCGTCCTCCAAGATTAGAACTTTACTCACTTTGACTCCCCTTCCTTTCAATCGGAGCAACATCTTTCTCCACTTTTTTATTATTGTTAAGCTCTAGATTTATGTCATAGCTTTTATAGCCGATCACTTTATCACTAGTTCGAACAAGTAATTCCCAATCACTATGATCCTTTTCCCAATCTAGTTGTGGGAAGAACTTAATCTCTGCTATTGTCTTGTCGGTGTCCAACATTTTAAATCGTAAGTACTCATCTTTGTTAGATGTTGTATCTAATGTGATATTACCATGCCATTCGGGAGGGAAGAAATTAAGCAAGAATCTATTCTTGTAATCATGGTATTGTTGTCGCACAAAATTCATCCCATCTGTTCCATCCCACTGATAATACGAGTAAAACCAAGGAATTTCTTCAAAACCAACATGTTCCCACCCTTTTGGTGTTTCCAAAATCCCAATTTCAATAATTCCATCTGAATTTACATCTTCACTATAGATTTGAATATCCTTATAGGTTTGATCCATATTTAGAACCGATATTAATTTATTCTCTTCCATGACAATTACTTCAGAATAGTAATACCCTGAACCAGAACCGCTAGCAGCATCTAGAATGATGCCTTTCTTGCCCTCAGATACATTACCAGCAACAACATTATAGTAATGATTAAGCAAAGGTTCCATTTCTAATTTGGCTAGCTCAATAAAACCTTCATCAAATTGATACACCGTCATGCGAGCATATTCATTTTGCTTCAACGATACGATCGTAAGATCATTCTGGTCATCTGAATTAAGATCATTCATAATAAAATGGGTATATGGGGTCTCCAAAAGCTTATCCACTGTCTCCCCATTATAATTATAGACAACGAGACCGTTCTGCAGGTCACCGTCACCTCTCGAGAATCCCGCAATGATATTAAGGCTACCGTCATTGGTTAAGTCTAATATCTGTAAAGATTCAAGAATTTTTCCTTCTGCATCAAAAGTAAATTGTTGTACCCAGGTACCATTTTGATTCTCAAATATTGAACCATGTAATGGTACGGCTTGATCCGTTGTCTCATAGAATACAACAACTTCCTTCTTACCATCACTATCTAGATCAGCGAAACGAATAAGACTTGTATTATCGTTCTCACGAGCACGAATCAGTTCTGCCCCTTTAGGAAGTTGCGATGTAATAAATGTACGCAGTGATTCATTCTCCGCAGAAATCTGCGGTGTTTTCATAAGAGATACTGGATCACTGATAATGCTACAACCGCCAAGAATAAGTAGGGTCAGGCAAGCAGTACATGCTCTTATGAAGCTTGATTTGTTCACCCATATCACTCTTTTCTATAATTACACTTGTTAATTTAGATTAAACTTTTCTCACGCTGAGTTAAGCGTCTTCCTTTAACGTCAAATACGATTTCTCCCTTAGAAAGACCAATAATTCGACTACCATATCTTTCAGCAAGGTCTAGAGGAATAACTGTTAGCACAGTAACCCGCTCCTCCTTACACAAAGTTCTTAATTGTTCTAAGACACTCTCTGCTGATTTGGGATCAAGACCTACTACAGGTTCATCGGCAAGGATAACCTTTGCACCGTGTACCAATGCGCGTGAAATCGCTATACGTTGACGTTCACCACCGCTTAACTGTCCCATTTTGAAATGTGCCTTCTCAAGAAGACCTAGACTCTCAATAACATCCATCGCACCCATATAATCATCTGAACGAACCGTCCCACTTAATCTACGCCACCATGGCGTCTGACCTCTTTGGCCGATGATCACATTCTTTAATGCTGTACGTTTGGGATTAAACTCAGGGCTTTGTTCCAAGTATGCCCATTCTTTTTTAATTTTTTGTTTACCCATAAATCCTAACTTCAATACATCTACTCCGTCCACATTAAATGAACCTTGATCCCATTTCTGATTCAAAGAGAGACATTGAAGTAATGTACTTTTTCCACTCCCACTACTTCCAACAATGGCAATCATTTCACCCTTATGGAATTGAAAATTCACATCATGAAGTATAGGATCTTTTTGTATCCCAATAAATTTAGTTAAATGTTCTATCGTAATCATCGCGATAACTCTCCTCTTAATCCTTTCCTATTAGTGTATGGGAAAAGACACTGAAATTCCATGCAAACAAGCGTTCTATATATTTAATTCGATAGAAACTCTTGAAACCCTGCTAATTATGAAATTGATTCCTGAATCAGTTTCATAATTATGTAAACTTATTATGAAATTGATTCTGAATCAGTTTCATAATTACGTAAACCTATTATGAAATTGATTCGTACATAAACTATCCCATATTATAGTGGACAATATCTATCCGAACAAGCCATAATAATAGTAGCCTATGATTAACAGAAAGGTATGAATGACATGAACTATATTGTGAAAGTCGATGTTTCACCGATCTACGAGCTTATGGCAAGTTTCATGGTCTATACATCGAAAAAATGGACGGATAACATGGATATGGGACCTGAATGGGTACAACAAGTTGATCATTCCCTTGCCCCAAATATTCGCACCTCATTAGCACCTGCATCATCTTGGCCGTTCTCTGATTTCGACGTTTTATATACATGGGCCATTCATAGACAAACAGGAAATAGCATCGATCCTTT
Coding sequences within:
- the glgA gene encoding glycogen synthase GlgA, giving the protein MKVVFVAAESTPFIKTGGLADVIGALPKALQQDGIEMTVILPKYRGIPKADRERMTHVAEIVVQVGWRSQYCGIEFIYHEGISYYFIDNEYYFGREGIYGYMDDGERFSFFNRAVLDVIRALDIQADVIHCHDWHTAMVPLLLEAHYRHEPLFSQIRTVFTIHNLQYQGVFPYDNLSEFLDLDNRYYLGVEYYGKANFMKAGILYSDHVTTVSPTYAQEIQTSQFGYGLDGLLATLGDKLTGIVNGIDTLIYNPENDPYIYTNYRSNLEQKQSNKIELQKELNLPIAAKVPLIAMVTRLVDSKGIDLVIRVIDEMLYDDDAQLVLLGTGDSNYEAWFKELMQRYPLKCVSLITFSERLSRLCYAASDLFLMPSKFEPCGISQLLALRYGSIPVVRETGGLNDTVHAYNEFTGAGNGFTFHSYNAHDMMHTLRRAVSFYHQPSHWDTITQNAFCGDYSWNISALEYISIYERIMGNIVEDELL
- the glgB gene encoding 1,4-alpha-glucan branching protein GlgB, yielding MMAQEKQDELISANDYYLFHEGTSHHSYRFLGAHPTIEMGLSGVRFAVWAPHALDVGLAIDMNAWSGQDHSLHKMPGSGIWSRFFPEISVGTLYKFVITGPDGVTFLKADPYAFQAELRPNTASIVTRLDEYQWNDAEWRKQQPFQKPVNIYEVHLGTWRQKADGSLYSYDEISDILIPYVKEMGYTHIEFMPLSEHPYDLSWGYQGTGFFAITSRFGTPQEFMSLVDHCHQAGLGVIMDWVPAHFAKDAHGLRMFDGTPCYEYSDAFKAEKEGWGTLSFDYGKPEVVSYLISNALFWLEMYHIDGLRVDAVTSMIRLDFEKKVEQNQLNKMGGVENLEAIAFIQQLNTTIFRYYPYTLMMAEESSAWPGVTSPVDQEGLGFNYKWNMGWMNDTLKYIESPFWERPSQHHLLTFPICYAYAENFALPLSHDEVVHGKKSLLNKMPGTYEEKFAGLRSLLGYQMTQPGKKLLFMGGEFGQFIEWKDQEQLDWLLLDYDKHRQLQNYTKVLNQFYLHEKALWELDHSMEGFQWISADDSSQSVISYIRKGKKTVDELIIIINFQPIARTDYRIGVLRKGTYQCVLNSDDLDFGGEGREIKPSIQTGNVGWHQQKQSLELTIPPLSMLIYKRKVRRRDEL
- a CDS encoding glucose-1-phosphate adenylyltransferase, whose translation is MIRKECIAMLLAGGEGRRLAPFTSEMAKPAVPFGGHYRIIDFPLSNCVNSGIETVGVLTQYEANSLHDHIELGEPWGLHNTRDGGLTLLPSYKTGNDYSGTADAIYKNMEYIDQHDPEHVVILSGDHIYHMDYSHMLEDHKNKNAQATISVIEVPLKEASRFGVLSVDKEMQIYDFHEKPEHPESNLASMGVYIFKWSYLRELLIHDAANLTSTHDFGKDIIPTMVSKRDSLFAYQFNGYWRDVGTVESLWEAHMDLLDHNVDWEIHKTNWPMYSRPQKLNMIQPKHKSENSTNCMLSDSCYIEGYAENSVIFYGVEIGKNSMIKDSVIMPHAKIGRHVIIEHAIIGEGAVIKDGSVIQGSVNQVNIVGPREVISRKPTILTQPARILQDVYENSTRLRAELL
- a CDS encoding sensor histidine kinase produces the protein MSKKGIRRQIVLHYFIVVFTALLLVEVIFLLAIRSYYYDSVYSYISSYVKNAEDFYQKFRFFEEEKINLLSDMLVNFKMNTTELQILDINGNVLINTTEFNPDTTITTSDIPQAISGDFGRWVGRQPSTDEDVMAVSKLLQMNGEEPYILRYTTSLTTVNDKLFDVTMLSTGIGVAVLAIVLAFSLGLANSIVKPLNNITAVSALMAKGKYKVRVKGDYRYELGELASTLNHMAEEIVRSNQIKDDFISSISHELRTPLTSIKGWSETLDSGGYDPEETKVGMQIISKETERLIGLVEEILDFSKLQQNEMRLVFGEVVLKELLQEIMLNMWTKAEKKNIKLVLESDENPIVIGDGNRLKQIFLNLVDNAIKFSDEGSVIQLVLNCYPGQVEVDVHDTGLGISEEHLNRVRDRFFQVNPLNGGTGLGLAISQQLVEQHHGTMEIVSELGKGTIVRVMLPLAEIKEDTDQPEDSVPI
- a CDS encoding response regulator transcription factor; translated protein: MSKVLILEDEESIRSFIVINLKRNGFDVVEAEDGYEAIEKLNANPDIDIALLDVMVPGIDGFEVCRRIRETNERIGIIFLTAKVQEQDKVYALSVGADDHVSKPFSPTELIARIQSLLRRVSVQRENSAKVSFNSGPFALDLITKQFKKNGVAIELTPTEFSLIQFFLEKETTPLSRDVLLDHVWGKEYMGDPKIVDVNIRRLRQKIEENPSEPLYLQTVWGHGYKWKGNVQ
- a CDS encoding phosphonate ABC transporter ATP-binding protein, giving the protein MITIEHLTKFIGIQKDPILHDVNFQFHKGEMIAIVGSSGSGKSTLLQCLSLNQKWDQGSFNVDGVDVLKLGFMGKQKIKKEWAYLEQSPEFNPKRTALKNVIIGQRGQTPWWRRLSGTVRSDDYMGAMDVIESLGLLEKAHFKMGQLSGGERQRIAISRALVHGAKVILADEPVVGLDPKSAESVLEQLRTLCKEERVTVLTVIPLDLAERYGSRIIGLSKGEIVFDVKGRRLTQREKSLI